One window of Nicotiana tomentosiformis chromosome 11, ASM39032v3, whole genome shotgun sequence genomic DNA carries:
- the LOC104103318 gene encoding uncharacterized protein: MATSSFESIRARAVWRTCLASAFRTALACSIVGVATLFGPECFKTQVAFPAFSYVTVILVITNATLGDTLRCCWLAFYATVQGVCPAILSLWLIGPARLTASTTAIAVALSAFVVVLPENTHLIAKRIALGQLVIVYVIGYINGGKTEPVMHPVHVAASTAVGVGACVLALLLPYPNLACCEVKEKSRLFVENASERINLFVKAFSAEDRESALALISQAKSLVNNGPKLLQAIKSKQESMKWERFPFKFLRPYGEKPGNKFQEIQTPLRGMEIALEKSPPFPLDILNSELKDGLEKLSEHISKQVKNISLESATVPESNAENAEKFLQTLQTIQPTKNDLPSLFFLFCLKLLLNKPIFLSSKKESKKQDEEEGYMRKTWTNLAVTINSRRFMAAFKLSLSLGLAIFFGSIYSKENGFWAGLPVAISLAATREATFKVANVKAQGTVLGTVYGVLGCFLFERFVQIRFLSLLPWFIVSSFLSRSRMYGQAGGISAVIGAVLILGRKGFGPPSEFAIARITETFIGLSCSIMVEILLQPTRASTLAKIQLSKSFGILHDCIDNISFSSYSKYSLEESQKKLKFHVNELGKFIAEAEAEPNFWFFPFSSACYGKLMGSLSKMVEYLLFGSQALRFLEQESEKIDSNVWKTIVKKLDADIMLFKDLIGSYTKCFEEVSLVKSLVVLDKEFEKKKVAVDLELGKLPTPYTIRSSSEEEIEKNLVSFLQHSNEVVELIVKGGKSDEKLKGQLVLSLSAFGFCMDNLVKETKEIEKGIKELVQWENPSCHVKLYDISCKVRALANTETN, translated from the exons ATGGCAACCTCTAGCTTCGAATCTATTCGAGCTAGAGCTGTGTGGCGGACGTGCCTAGCGTCCGCCTTTCGGACCGCCTTGGCGTGCTCCATAGTTGGTGTAGCCACCCTTTTCGGGCCAGAATGTTTCAAGACTCAAGTCGCATTCCCGGCTTTTTCTTACGTTACTGTTATTCTTGTTATAACTAATGCTACGTTAGGTGACACTTTGCGCTGTTGTTGGCTCGCGTTTTACGCCACGGTCCAAGGTGTTTGTCCTGCTATATTGAGCCTCTGGTTGATCGGCCCGGCCCGGCTCACGGCCAGCACCACGGCCATTGCCGTGGCGTTGAGCGCGTTCGTCGTGGTGCTACCCGAAAACACTCACTTGATAGCTAAGCGCATAGCGCTAGGACAGCTTGTTATTGTGTACGTTATTGGTTATATTAATGGTGGAAAAACTGAACCGGTTATGCACCCGGTTCATGTTGCGGCTAGCACTGCTGTTGGAGTCGGGGCTTGTGTTTTAGCATTGTTGTTACCCTATCCAAACCTTGCTTGTTGTGAG GTAAAAGAGAAAAGCAGGCTTTTTGTGGAAAATGCTTCGGAGAGGATTAACCTGTTTGTAAAGGCATTCTCAGCTGAAGACAGAGAATCTGCACTTGCTTTAATTTCTCAAGCCAAATCCTTAGTTAACAATGGACCCAAACTTCTCCAAGCTATTAAATCCAAACAA GAAAGCATGAAATGGGAACGATTTCCATTCAAGTTTTTAAGACCATATGGAGAGAAACCAGGAAATAAATTTCAAGAAATTCAAACACCCTTAAGAGGAATGGAAATTGCATTGGAAAAATCTCCTCCATTTCCACTTGATATTCTTAACTCAGAGCTAAAAGATGGTCTAGAAAAGTTAAGTGAACACATTTCAAAGCAAGTCAAAAACATTTCCCTTGAGTCAGCAACTGTGCCAGAGTCAAATGCAGAAAATGCTGAAAAGTTCCTCCAAACACTTCAAACAATTCAACCAACAAAAAACGATTTACCCTctttattctttcttttttgcCTTAAACTCCTGTTAAATAAACCAATTTTCCTATCATCCAAAAAAGAATCCAAGAAAcaagatgaagaagaaggatatatGAGAAAGACATGGACCAATTTGGCAGTTACTATAAATAGTAGAAGATTTATGGCTGCTTTCAAACTCTCACTTTCTTTAGGCCTTGCAATTTTCTTTGGATCTATTTATAGTAAGGAAAATGGATTTTGGGCTGGGCTTCCGGTTGCTATAAGCCTAGCAGCAACAAGAGAAGCGACATTCAAAGTTGCAAATGTTAAAGCTCAAGGGACAGTGTTGGGAACAGTATATGGTGTCTTAGGATGTTTTCTCTTTGAAAGATTTGTGCAGATAAGGTTCTTGTCTCTGCTTCCTTGGTTCATTGTCAGCAGCTTTTTGAGCCGTAGCAGAATGTACGGCCAAGCAG GTGGAATTTCTGCTGTTATCGGGGCAGTACTAATTCTAGGTAGAAAAGGATTTGGTCCCCCAAGTGAATTTGCCATAGCAAGAATTACAGAAACTTTCATTGGATTATCATGTTCAATAATGGTGGAAATTTTGTTACAACCAACAAGAGCTTCTACATTAGCTAAAATCCAACTTTCCAAGAGTTTTGGAATTTTGCATGATTGCATTGACAACATAAGTTTCAGTTCATATAGCAAATATAGCTTAGAAGAAAGCCAAAAGAAACTAAAATTCCACGTAAATGAATTGGGAAAATTCATTGCGGAAGCTGAGGCAGAGCCCAATTTCTGGTTTTTCCCTTTTAGTAGTGCTTGCTATGGTAAGCTTATGGGGTCATTGTCAAAAATGGTGGAATATTTACTTTTTGGGTCACAAGCACTAAGATTCCTAGAACAAGAATCTGAAAAAATCGACAGTAATGTGTGGAAAACAATTGTGAAAAAACTAGATGCTGACATCATGCTTTTTAAGGATTTAATTGGCTCTTATACAAAATGTTTTGAGGAGGTTAGTTTGGTAAAATCACTTGTTGTACTTGACAAGGAATTTGAGAAGAAGAAAGTTGCAGTTGATCTTGAGTTGGGCAAATTACCAACCCCTTATACTATAAGGTCTTCAAGTGAAGAGGAAATTGAGAAAAACTTAGTTTCTTTTCTTCAACATTCAAATGAAGTTGTTGAACTTATTGTGAAAGGTGGTAAAAGTGATGAGAAGCTCAAGGGACAATTGGTTTTAAGTTTGAGTGCATTTGGTTTTTGTATGGATAATCTTGTGAAGGAGACTAAAGAGATTGAGAAGGGAATTAAAGAACTTGTACAGTGGGAAAACCCCTCTTGCCATGTAAAGTTGTATGATATTTCTTGTAAAGTACGGGCTTTAGCCAATACTGAAACAAATTGa